One segment of Brassica napus cultivar Da-Ae chromosome C3, Da-Ae, whole genome shotgun sequence DNA contains the following:
- the LOC106386959 gene encoding uncharacterized protein LOC106386959, protein MRRQGNFADSPATGYGAGQIQNAHSDFQGQLEAFTPERDQPSQPDGQWRWERDGPPNMSRPMPTAAYNESQGVDSSRTYYRGQMDPKSGMETQGSGPRAQPQHHENSKPGYENNRGMQTFEGIEQKFMDDITRLAKDQMGAEDAEIARHRERINTINTRYEEQLAALRSRHAGKREEIMRKESQARQQQYKQQTPGMMDQYHTNAVGAANLRPSGHPQGYIGNAQDPADAPPSRSYGSDRFEAYGERARFQGGERDHGFESRGQYPGGTVSRFY, encoded by the exons ATGAGAAGACAGGGAAACTTTGCGGACTCGCCTGCTACCGGATATGGAGCTGGACAGATACAGAATGCACATTCTGATTTCCAAGGTCAGTTAGAGGCGTTCACGCCTGAGAGGGACCAACCATCGCAACCAGATGGTCAATGGAGATGGGAAAGAGATGGTCCCCCGAATATGTCCAGGCCTATGCCAACTGCTGCTTACAATGAAA GCCAAGGCGTTGATTCATCAAGGACATATTACCGCGGCCAAATGGATCCAAAATCAGGAATGGAGACACAAGGCAGCGGTCCAAGAGCTCAACCACAGCACCATGAAAACTCGAAACCTGGCTATGAGAATAACCGTGGGATGCAGACCTTTGAAGGCATTGAACAGAAGTTCATGGATGATATAACAAGACTAGCAAAAGATCAAATGGGAGCAGAGGATGCAGAGATTGCCAGACATCGAGAG AGAATAAACACCATTAATACTCGGTACGAAGAACAGTTAGCTGCACTGAGATCACGCCACGCAGGTAAAAGAGAAGAGATCATGAGGAAAGAATCACAAGCTAGGCAGCAACAGTACAAGCAGCAAACACCTGGGATGATGGATCAGTATCATACAAACGCGGTTGGTGCGGCCAATCTAAGACCATCTGGCCATCCCCAGGGTTACATTGGTAATGCTCAAGATCCAGCTGATGCACCACCATCCAGATCCTATGGATCAGATCGGTTTGAAGCATATGGAGAGAGAGCTAGGTTTCAGGGCGGAGAGAGGGATCATGGATTCGAGTCCAGGGGTCAGTACCCTGGTGGGACAGTCTCACGGTTCTACTGA
- the LOC106419753 gene encoding probable receptor-like protein kinase At1g49730, giving the protein MAIDDRPRLSRRIRFLLLSWLRRTRSGQIEFVRRFGYTELVKATEGFRKVIYTNYHGSAYTAKFKGGEVALVKELKSLDLGRERFYEEVQLLGRLRHRHLLTLRGFCTGRKRMLVYDNIENGSLKEHLNDPLKTPLNWKTRIQIAIGVAAALEYLLIFSSSDAQIYDVSVNSCNIMLDQNFTPKITDIRINRHTQSHPKTTNDACSEGSCADEECGNVIFQLGVLMLELITGQSSDRQGEDLIEWVQHSCIANSIDKMIDPDLGNSYNSRELQKVLAVARLCIKSRYEPPSFSITHVYRYLQKKIDVAS; this is encoded by the exons ATGGCAATAGATGATCGACCTCGCCTTAGCCGCAGAATCCGTTTCCTTCTTCTCTCCTGGCTCCGCCGTACTCGCTCCG GTCAGATAGAGTTTGTCAGAAGATTCGGGTACACGGAACTCGTGAAAGCAACGGAAGGTTTCCGTAAGGTTATCTACACCAACTATCACGGTTCCGCATACACAGCCAAATTCAAAGGCGGTGAAGTTGCTTTGGTCAAAGAACTCAAGTCTCTCGATCTTGGACGTGAGAGGTTCTACGAGGAAGTCCAGCTCTTGGGACGCTTACGTCACCGCCATCTCCTCACGCTTCGCGGCTTTTGCACCGGTCGCAAAAG GATGCTAGTGTATGACAATATTGAAAATGGAAGCTTGAAAGAACATCtcaatg ATCCGCTCAAGACTCCTTTGAACTGGAAGACTCGCATCCAAATAGCCATTGGGGTCGCAGCTGCATTA GAATATTTGCTAATCTTCAGCAGTAGTGATGCACAGATCTATGATGTTTCAGTGAACTCATGTAACATCATGCTGGATCAAAACTTCACCCCCAAA ATAACAGACATCCGCATCAACAGACACACACAAAGCCATCCCAAAACAACCAATGATGCTTGCTCCGAAG GATCATGTGCGGATGAGGAATGTGGAAACGTGATATTCCAGCTAGGAGTGTTGATGTTGGAACTGATCACAGGACAATCATCAGACAGACAAGGCGAAGACTTGATCGAATGGGTACAACACTCTTGCATTGCAAACTCCATTGATAAGATGATTGATCCAGATCTCGGCAACAGCTACAACTCTAGAGAGCTACAGAAAGTTCTAGCCGTGGCTCGGCTCTGTATAAAATCGAGGTACGAGCCACCTTCCTTCTCAATAACACATGTATACCGATATCTACAGAAGAAGATCGATGTTGCATCGTAA
- the LOC106419752 gene encoding chaperone protein dnaJ 3, whose translation MFRRGPSSKSDNTKFYEILGVPKSASPEDLKKAYKRAAIKNHPDKGGDPEKFKELGEAYGVLSDPEKREIYDQYGEEGLKDGIDRHDPFDIFSSFFGRNERRQRRGEDVVHPLRVSLEDLYLGTTKKLSLSRNALCSKCSGKGSKSGASLKCGGCQGKGMKVSIRQIGPGMIQQMQHVCQDCKGTGETINDRDRCPQCKGDKVIPEKKVLDVAVEKGMQNSQKITFRGQADEAPDTVTGDIVFVIQQKEHPKFKRKGNDLFVEHTLSLTEALCGFQFVLTHLDARQLLIKSSPGEVVQPDSYKAISDEGMPMHQRPFMKGKLYIHFTVEFPESLSGDQTKAFEAVLPKPAEFALSDMEIAECEETTLHEVNIEAEMKRKAQAKREAYDDDDEEEGPGGGHGVQCAQQ comes from the exons ATGTTCAGAAGAGGACCTTCGAGTAAGAGCGACAACACCAAGTTCTACGAGATCCTTGGCGTTCCCAAGTCCGCTTCGCCAGAAGATCTCAAGAAGGCTTACAAGAGAGCCGCTATCAAAAACCATCCCGACAAGGGTGGAGATCCTGAGAAG TTCAAGGAGCTAGGTGAGGCTTATGGAGTTCTTAGTGATCCAGAGAAGCGTGAGATCTACGATCAATATGGAGAGGAGGGACTCAAGGATGGAATTGATCGACACGACCCTTTTGATATCTTCTCGTCCTTCTTTGGTCGTAATGAAAGGAGGCAGAGGCGTGGTGAAGATGTTGTTCACCCTCTGAGGGTATCCCTGGAGGATCTTTATCTCGGAACAACAAAGAAGCTCTCACTTTCTAGGAATGCTCTGTGCTCAAAGTGTAGCGG AAAGGGTTCAAAGTCTGGAGCTTCGCTGAAATGTGGTGGGTGTCAAGGAAAGGGAATGAAGGTCTCGATCAGGCAGATTGGACCTGGAATGATTCAGCAGATGCAGCATGTTTGTCAAGACTGCAAGGGTACAGGAGAGACCATCAATGATCGTGACAGGTGTCCACAATGCAAAGGAGATAAAGTAATCCCCGAGAAGAAGGTGCTTGATGTAGCTGTTGAAAAGGGAATGCAAAACAGTCAGAAGATCACATTCCGCGGACAAGCTGATGAAGCG CCTGATACGGTCACTGGAGATATAGTGTTTGTCATTCAGCAGAAGGAGCACCCTAAGTTCAAGAGAAAGGGAAATGATCTCTTTGTGGAGCACACCCTCTCTCTAACTGAGGCTCTCTGTGGCTTCCAGTTCGTCTTGACGCACTTGGACGCAAGACAGCTTCTCATCAAATCCAGCCCTGGGGAGGTTGTGCAGCCAG attcATACAAGGCGATAAGCGACGAGGGAATGCCGATGCACCAGAGGCCGTTCATGAAGGGCAAGCTTTACATCCACTTCACGGTCGAGTTCCCGGAGTCGCTTAGCGGAGATCAGACAAAGGCCTTTGAAGCTGTCTTACCAAAGCCGGCAGAGTTTGCTCTGAGCGACATGGAGATAGCCGAGTGCGAAGAGACGACGCTGCACGAGGTGAACATTGAAGCTGAGATGAAAAGGAAGGCTCAAGCTAAAAGAGAGGCttatgatgacgatgatgaagaagaaggcccAGGCGGTGGTCACGGTGTTCAATGTGCTCAGCAGTGA
- the LOC106386955 gene encoding glycosyltransferase BC10-like, which yields MYSKQFILSFSLLLSLPIIFFIFIAPHVFPSPPTEPLIPISDEISDQTLFSSAAASTSLSHLSSGYPNPKLKIAFLFLTNSDLHFAPIWDRFFSAHPKSLYNVYVHADPFVNITLPQKGSVFANAFIANAKRTARASPTLISATRRLLATAFLDDPANTYFAVLSQYCVPLHSFSYVYTSLFESATFDKSDPDPSPRGVRVLFRTFIELISDEPRLWKRYNARGRYAMLPEVPFEKFRVGSQFFVMTRRHALLTIKDRVLWRKFKLPCYRSDACYPEEHYFPTLLNMKDPDGCTGYTLTQVNWTGTVKGHPYTYRPKEVVPELIKRLRRSSHSSSYLFARKFTPDCLKPLLAIADSVIFRD from the coding sequence ATGTACTCGAAGCAGTTCATCCTCTCCTTCTCCCTCCTCCTCTCCCTCccaatcatcttcttcatcttcatcgcCCCACATGTCTTCCCCTCCCCACCCACCGAGCCCCTCATCCCAATCTCCGACGAAATCTCCGACCAAACCCTCTTCTCCTCCGCCGCCGCCTCGACCTCCCTCTCCCACCTCTCCTCCGGCTACCCAAACCCCAAGCTCAAGATCGCCTTCCTCTTCCTCACCAACTCCGACCTCCACTTCGCCCCGATCTGGGACCGATTCTTCTCCGCACACCCCAAATCCCTCTACAACGTCTACGTCCACGCGGACCCCTTCGTAAACATCACGCTCCCCCAAAAAGGCTCCGTCTTTGCAAACGCATTCATCGCAAACGCGAAACGCACCGCGCGCGCGTCACCGACGCTCATCTCCGCGACGCGCCGCCTCCTCGCAACGGCCTTCCTCGACGACCCCGCCAACACTTACTTCGCAGTCCTCTCACAGTACTGCGTCCCTCTGCATTCCTTCAGCTACGTCTACACCTCCCTCTTCGAATCCGCAACGTTCGATAAGTCCGACCCGGATCCGAGTCCGAGAGGCGTCCGGGTCCTGTTCCGGACCTTCATCGAGCTCATCTCCGACGAGCCGAGGCTCTGGAAACGGTACAACGCTCGGGGGAGGTACGCTATGCTCCCCGAGGTTCCGTTTGAGAAGTTCAGAGTTGGTTCGCAGTTCTTTGTCATGACGAGGAGACATGCGTTGTTGACTATCAAAGATAGGGTCTTGTGGAGGAAGTTTAAGCTTCCTTGTTATCGTTCTGACGCTTGTTACCCCGAGGAGCATTATTTTCCGACGCTGTTGAATATGAAGGATCCGGATGGGTGTACTGGGTATACCTTGACTCAGGTTAACTGGACTGGCACTGTGAAAGGGCATCCTTATACTTATAGACCCAAGGAAGTGGTGCCGGAGTTGATTAAGAGACTCAGGAGGTCTAGCCACTCGAGTTCTTACCTTTTTGCACGCAAGTTTACCCCTGATTGCTTGAAGCCGTTGTTGGCTATTGCGGACTCGGTGATTTTCAGAGATTAA
- the LOC106386956 gene encoding uncharacterized protein LOC106386956, protein MAMRISEEERRLKKDEEEQKEIWKKKREHEAQWEGTREKRVSSWRDFMKAGKKAKKGETRPPKLKTDDPNKGRSRKADLFDSFFADLTLVPSTSQLFLLYQKHGRVI, encoded by the exons ATGGCCATGAGG ATatcagaagaagagagaagactgaagaaggatgaagaagaacaaaagGAGATATGGAAGAAAAAGCGTGAGCATGAAGCACAGTGGGAAGGAACTAGAGAAAAAAGG GTATCAAGCTGGAGAGACTTCATGAAAGCAGGAAAGAAG GCCAAAAAGGGAGAGACACGTCCTCCAAAATTGAAGACAGATGATCCAAACAAAGGCCGGTCAAGAAAGGCTGATCTCTTTGACTCTTTTTTTGCTGATCTCACACTTGTTCCGAGTACATCAcaactttttcttctttatcagAAACATGGAAGagttatataa
- the LOC106386954 gene encoding protein FAF-like, chloroplastic gives MMACGLSKSLGFSSSLKKQQGVVTILGGSSISSAPSLRRTFSADLSSKNWLTQNGTPPMKRISSSEKLHNFGADSLNSQDEEQGSRSGVDIWAQIQEDKNKKKEEIEPSQSDVWSSILSDKKKKTDTETVPPPYVHPLVKRASSLSEKSLEICTESLGSETGCEGFSSYASSETGEAEENLVLEVTVTKEEEETEFVVEVEQEQVTVPNQTSCMELPRGSFPPPIRSLSSQTGSALHMKTRRDNGRLVLEAVSMPSHNNFSAKRQDGRLLLTFAEIEEKEDETDEFQWFDEEEEVEEAQDEWAYKPNGLLYKVAQKPIGPITVHRLACKPIGVPKINSRWPAMDEFETKTDMSTPVVHSLPPRPRVAQLARSMKPLSTVDDTVGAACFNTCDYSWKPTNNEVLGGNTKPQFQAQDYVQKSMGVVVTHDLINGCKEPRRSLLSVERFCIATS, from the coding sequence ATGATGGCTTGTGGGTTAAGCAAGAGCCTTGGCTTCTCTTCCTCGTTGAAGAAGCAGCAAGGCGTAGTGACCATCCTTGGTGGCAGCAGCATTTCATCTGCACCTTCACTCAGGAGGACTTTCTCCGCTGACTTGTCCTCCAAGAACTGGCTCACGCAGAACGGGACTCCTCCTATGAAGAGGATCTCTTCCTCTGAGAAGCTCCATAACTTTGGTGCTGACTCATTGAACTCCCAAGACGAAGAACAAGGATCAAGATCTGGGGTTGATATATGGGCTCAGATTCAAGAagacaagaacaagaagaaggagGAGATCGAGCCGAGCCAATCCGATGTATGGAGTTCGATTTTATccgacaagaagaagaagacggacACGGAGACGGTTCCTCCACCGTACGTTCATCCTCTGGTGAAACGAGCCAGCTCCTTGAGCGAGAAAAGCCTCGAGATTTGCACTGAGAGCCTCGGATCCGAGACGGGTTGCGAAGGCTTCTCTTCTTATGCATCGTCGGAGACTGGAGAGGCTGAGGAGAATCTTGTTCTTGAAGTTACAGtgaccaaagaagaagaagaaacagagtttgTTGTTGAGGTTGAACAAGAACAAGTCACGGTTCCGAATCAGACAAGCTGCATGGAGCTGCCTCGAGGTTCGTTTCCTCCACCGATTCGTTCTCTCTCGAGCCAGACAGGTTCTGCTCTGCACATGAAAACTCGTCGTGACAATGGACGATTGGTTCTCGAGGCTGTCTCTATGCCGTCGCACAACAACTTCTCCGCTAAGCGACAAGACGGACGTCTCCTCCTCACTTTTGCAGAaattgaagagaaagaagacgAAACTGATGAGTTTCAGTGGttcgatgaagaagaagaagtggaggAAGCGCAAGACGAGTGGGCCTACAAGCCCAATGGGCTTCTATATAAGGTGGCACAAAAGCCTATTGGGCCTATTACTGTCCATAGGTTGGCATGTAAGCCTATTGGAGTACCGAAGATAAACTCGAGATGGCCCGCCATGGATGAGTTCGAAACTAAAACCGATATGTCGACGCCGGTAGTCCACTCTCTGCCACCGAGGCCAAGGGTGGCTCAGCTGGCTCGGTCAATGAAACCGCTGTCCACAGTGGACGACACCGTGGGAGCTGCTTGCTTCAACACATGCGATTACTCTTGGAAGCCCACTAACAATGAAGTATTGGGCGGAAACACAAAACCCCAATTTCAAGCCCAAGACTATGTCCAGAAATCAATGGGTGTGGTGGTTACACATGATTTGATAAATGGTTGCAAGGAACCAAGGAGGTCTCTTTTGTCTGTTGAGCGTTTCTGCATTGCCACTTCATAA
- the LOC106386953 gene encoding coiled-coil domain-containing protein R3HCC1L has product MEKKLEIEDEPNWSERVEDLVASGDVTAAISFLESLTTNLQSRIGSSSSSSSTELGLQLSAALTQLANLYSSQGLSLKSDELLARSSLVKQRALDSDLASSRGSCDAENQTKTSGSSSECPLNPTKDDSSDDDWEALADREPSTLLSVDELPQISKLSVEEPKFEGPKRRGRGTFTYNKDVMYSESRFEDSGDNDMSRGGSEKADESLKAKYGTRHVLVLADFSPNLRTTDLERLFVDFKDSGFLIRWVNDTTALAVFKTPSTAQEACKSVQCSFTIRVLDDHDSLLGSISGKDLEPPSQRPKTSARTAQRLIAHSMGLKLPASGFGSKELRDQEAARKSRIVSRQKQRDDAWGDD; this is encoded by the exons ATGGAGAAGAAACTGGAAATCGAAGACGAACCAAATTGGAGCGAGCGCGTGGAGGATCTCGTCGCATCCGGAGACGTCACGGCGGCGATCTCGTTTCTCGAGTCTTTAACGACCAATCTCCAGTCGCGGAtcggttcttcttcttcatcatcctcaACGGAGTTGGGGCTTCAGTTATCAGCCGCTCTAACCCAATTGGCGAATCTATACTCTTCTCAGGGTCTCTCCCTCAAATCCGATGAGCTTCTCGCTCGCTCTTCCCTCGTAAAGCAACGTGCTTTAGATTCCGATCTTGCCTCTTCAAG AGGTTCCTGCGATGCAGAGAATCAAACGAAGACTAGTGGTTCGTCTAGTGAGTGCCCCTTGAATCCCACAAAGGATGATTCTTCAGATGACG ATTGGGAAGCTCTTGCAGATCGTGAGCCGAGTACGTTACTCTCTGTAGACGAGTTACCTCAGATATCAAAGCTTTCTGTTGAAGAACCTAAATTTGAAGGACCTAAGAGGCGTGGAAGGGGAACTTTTACGTATAACAAGGATGTGATGTACAGTGAATCGAGGTTTGAAGATTCAGGAGATAACGATATGTCTCGTGGTGGCTCAGAGAAGGCTGATGAATCACTGAAAG CCAAGTATGGCACACGACATGTCCTTGTACTTGCTGATTTTTCTCCAAATTTGAGGACTACTGATCTGGAGAGGCTTTTTGTGGACTTCAAAGACAGTGGATTCCTCATTCGTTGGGTTAATGATACAACAGCACTTGCAGTCTTCAAAACTCCTTCAACTG CGCAAGAGGCTTGCAAAAGTGTTCAGTGTTCGTTCACCATACGTGTTCTCGATGATCATGATTCTCTTTTGGGCTCGATATCTGGAAAAG aTTTGGAACCACCGTCTCAAAGACCAAAGACATCAGCGAGAACAGCACAACGGTTGATAGCTCACAGCATGGGGCTGAAGCTACCGGCTTCTGGATTCGGGTCTAAAGAGCTTCGAGACCAAGAAGCTGCCAGGAAAAGCAGGATTGTCTCCAGGCAGAAGCAAAGGGATGATGCTTGGGGAGATGACTGA
- the LOC111203545 gene encoding uncharacterized protein LOC111203545, protein MAYQANFDTTPSSSVAPRPWWSRPMMTVPPISERESTSKEMAVMCAPCCGGFFTIVLVFLIFSFIDDAHFHAKISLQSFAVSSTTWQGDFLVKIPRSRYSIYYDGDDASVSLGSRNVAVLNITSRRVSRDRTAFSLSFVAEEGNRSDIVSEDLDIKLVAKHKRYQDYDKAGEFNIRCQNLTRGREKIICDSSFTDLKLFSLIVHRGTIE, encoded by the coding sequence atggcTTACCAAGCCAACTTTGACACAACGCCATCGTCCTCCGTCGCTCCTCGTCCATGGTGGTCACGACCAATGATGACTGTACCGCCAATTAGTGAACGTGAATCCACTTCAAAGGAGATGGCGGTCATGTGTGCACCTTGCTGCGGCGGCTTCTTCACCATCGTCCTCGTGTTCTTAATCTTTTCGTTCATCGACGATGCTCACTTCCACGCCAAAATCTCCCTCCAGTCCTTCGCCGTCTCCTCCACCACGTGGCAAGGCGATTTTCTCGTGAAAATCCCGAGGTCGAGGTATTCTATCTACTACGACGGCGATGACGCCTCCGTAAGTCTAGGTTCACGAAACGTCGCCGTTTTGAACATCACTAGTCGACGTGTTTCTAGAGATCGCACGGCTTTCTCTTTGTCTTTCGTTGCTGAGGAGGGAAATCGAAGTGACATCGTTTCGGAAGATCTTGACATTAAACTCGTGGCGAAGCATAAGCGTTACCAGGATTATGATAAAGCTGGAGAGTTTAATATACGGTGCCAAAATCTTACTCGGGGCCGTGAGAAGATTATATGCGACTCCTCTTTTACAGATTTGAAGTTGTTTTCTTTAATTGTTCATCGAGGTACAATTGAATAA